A genome region from Strigops habroptila isolate Jane chromosome 12, bStrHab1.2.pri, whole genome shotgun sequence includes the following:
- the REEP2 gene encoding receptor expression-enhancing protein 2 isoform X3 has product MVSWIISRLVVLIFGTLYPAYSSYKAVKTKNVKEYVKWMMYWIVFAFFTTAETLTDIVLSWAERCPVYGVFMAMDERLSETRRRFPFYFELKIAFVIWLLSPYTKGSSVLYRKFVHPTLSNKEKEIDEYITQARDKSYETMMRVGKRGLNLAANAAVTAAAKGQGVLSEKLRSFSMQDLTLIRDEDTVHLQSREPQLLPSGGSLLETIEDSASCYSSGEESSMAQRSNGTPLETRTDPSDEDAGDKLPKRTQSLKTPKKMMKAENHRIVEVGGDL; this is encoded by the exons ATGGTCTCCTGGATCATCTCCCGCCTCGTGGT GTTGATCTTCGGCACCCTCTACCCCGCGTACTCCTCCTACAAGGCCGTGAAGACGAAGAACGTGAAGGAATAT GTGAAGTGGATGATGTACTGGAttgtgtttgccttttttacCACTGCAGAAACACTTACAGACATTGTTCTTTCTTG GGCTGAGAGATGCCCTGTTTATGGAGTTTTCATGGCTATGGATGAAAGACTAAGTGAGACTCGGAGAAG GTTTCCCTTTTATTTCGAGCTGAAAATCGCATTTGTCATTTGGCTGCTCTCCCCTTACACCAAGGGCTCCAGTGTCCTCTACAGGAAGTTTGTGCACCCAACGCTCTCCAATAAGGAGAAG GAAATCGATGAATACATTACTCAGGCTCGTGACAAGAGCTATGAAACCATGATGCGAGTTGGCAAGAGAGGGTTAAACCTTGCTGCCAATGCAGCAGTTACTGCAGCTGCAAAG GGCCAGGGAGTTTTGTCTGAGAAGCTGCGAAGTTTCAGCATGCAGGATCTCACTCTGATCCGGGATGAAGATACTGTGCACTTGCAAAGCCGGGAGCCACAGCTGCTCCCCTCTGGTGGGAGTCTTCTTGAAACCATTGAGGATTCAG CTTCCTGTTACTCctcaggagaggagagcagtATGGCACAGAGGTCTAATGGAACCCCACTGGAGACTAGAACAGACCCATCAGATGAAGATGCAGGAGACAAACTTCCTAAACGTACCCAGAGTCTCAAAACTCCTAAGAAGATGATGAAAGCTGAG aatcacagaatagttgaggttggaGGGGACCTCTGA
- the REEP2 gene encoding receptor expression-enhancing protein 2 isoform X1, with the protein MVSWIISRLVVLIFGTLYPAYSSYKAVKTKNVKEYVKWMMYWIVFAFFTTAETLTDIVLSWAERCPVYGVFMAMDERLSETRRRFPFYFELKIAFVIWLLSPYTKGSSVLYRKFVHPTLSNKEKEIDEYITQARDKSYETMMRVGKRGLNLAANAAVTAAAKGQGVLSEKLRSFSMQDLTLIRDEDTVHLQSREPQLLPSGGSLLETIEDSASCYSSGEESSMAQRSNGTPLETRTDPSDEDAGDKLPKRTQSLKTPKKMMKAELPVRSVKARPKKKAAGSLASVESS; encoded by the exons ATGGTCTCCTGGATCATCTCCCGCCTCGTGGT GTTGATCTTCGGCACCCTCTACCCCGCGTACTCCTCCTACAAGGCCGTGAAGACGAAGAACGTGAAGGAATAT GTGAAGTGGATGATGTACTGGAttgtgtttgccttttttacCACTGCAGAAACACTTACAGACATTGTTCTTTCTTG GGCTGAGAGATGCCCTGTTTATGGAGTTTTCATGGCTATGGATGAAAGACTAAGTGAGACTCGGAGAAG GTTTCCCTTTTATTTCGAGCTGAAAATCGCATTTGTCATTTGGCTGCTCTCCCCTTACACCAAGGGCTCCAGTGTCCTCTACAGGAAGTTTGTGCACCCAACGCTCTCCAATAAGGAGAAG GAAATCGATGAATACATTACTCAGGCTCGTGACAAGAGCTATGAAACCATGATGCGAGTTGGCAAGAGAGGGTTAAACCTTGCTGCCAATGCAGCAGTTACTGCAGCTGCAAAG GGCCAGGGAGTTTTGTCTGAGAAGCTGCGAAGTTTCAGCATGCAGGATCTCACTCTGATCCGGGATGAAGATACTGTGCACTTGCAAAGCCGGGAGCCACAGCTGCTCCCCTCTGGTGGGAGTCTTCTTGAAACCATTGAGGATTCAG CTTCCTGTTACTCctcaggagaggagagcagtATGGCACAGAGGTCTAATGGAACCCCACTGGAGACTAGAACAGACCCATCAGATGAAGATGCAGGAGACAAACTTCCTAAACGTACCCAGAGTCTCAAAACTCCTAAGAAGATGATGAAAGCTGAG ctTCCAGTAAGAAGTGTCAAAGCCCGTCCCAAGAAGAAAGCTGCAGGCTCTCTTGCTTCTGTTGAGTCATCCTAA
- the REEP2 gene encoding receptor expression-enhancing protein 2 isoform X4 — protein MVSWIISRLVVLIFGTLYPAYSSYKAVKTKNVKEYVKWMMYWIVFAFFTTAETLTDIVLSWFPFYFELKIAFVIWLLSPYTKGSSVLYRKFVHPTLSNKEKEIDEYITQARDKSYETMMRVGKRGLNLAANAAVTAAAKGQGVLSEKLRSFSMQDLTLIRDEDTVHLQSREPQLLPSGGSLLETIEDSASCYSSGEESSMAQRSNGTPLETRTDPSDEDAGDKLPKRTQSLKTPKKMMKAELPVRSVKARPKKKAAGSLASVESS, from the exons ATGGTCTCCTGGATCATCTCCCGCCTCGTGGT GTTGATCTTCGGCACCCTCTACCCCGCGTACTCCTCCTACAAGGCCGTGAAGACGAAGAACGTGAAGGAATAT GTGAAGTGGATGATGTACTGGAttgtgtttgccttttttacCACTGCAGAAACACTTACAGACATTGTTCTTTCTTG GTTTCCCTTTTATTTCGAGCTGAAAATCGCATTTGTCATTTGGCTGCTCTCCCCTTACACCAAGGGCTCCAGTGTCCTCTACAGGAAGTTTGTGCACCCAACGCTCTCCAATAAGGAGAAG GAAATCGATGAATACATTACTCAGGCTCGTGACAAGAGCTATGAAACCATGATGCGAGTTGGCAAGAGAGGGTTAAACCTTGCTGCCAATGCAGCAGTTACTGCAGCTGCAAAG GGCCAGGGAGTTTTGTCTGAGAAGCTGCGAAGTTTCAGCATGCAGGATCTCACTCTGATCCGGGATGAAGATACTGTGCACTTGCAAAGCCGGGAGCCACAGCTGCTCCCCTCTGGTGGGAGTCTTCTTGAAACCATTGAGGATTCAG CTTCCTGTTACTCctcaggagaggagagcagtATGGCACAGAGGTCTAATGGAACCCCACTGGAGACTAGAACAGACCCATCAGATGAAGATGCAGGAGACAAACTTCCTAAACGTACCCAGAGTCTCAAAACTCCTAAGAAGATGATGAAAGCTGAG ctTCCAGTAAGAAGTGTCAAAGCCCGTCCCAAGAAGAAAGCTGCAGGCTCTCTTGCTTCTGTTGAGTCATCCTAA
- the REEP2 gene encoding receptor expression-enhancing protein 2 isoform X2 translates to MVSWIISRLVVLIFGTLYPAYSSYKAVKTKNVKEYVKWMMYWIVFAFFTTAETLTDIVLSWAERCPVYGVFMAMDERLSETRRRFPFYFELKIAFVIWLLSPYTKGSSVLYRKFVHPTLSNKEKEIDEYITQARDKSYETMMRVGKRGLNLAANAAVTAAAKGQGVLSEKLRSFSMQDLTLIRDEDTVHLQSREPQLLPSGGSLLETIEDSASCYSSGEESSMAQRSNGTPLETRTDPSDEDAGDKLPKRTQSLKTPKKMMKAEHIRLYVETRGTTFDSKLS, encoded by the exons ATGGTCTCCTGGATCATCTCCCGCCTCGTGGT GTTGATCTTCGGCACCCTCTACCCCGCGTACTCCTCCTACAAGGCCGTGAAGACGAAGAACGTGAAGGAATAT GTGAAGTGGATGATGTACTGGAttgtgtttgccttttttacCACTGCAGAAACACTTACAGACATTGTTCTTTCTTG GGCTGAGAGATGCCCTGTTTATGGAGTTTTCATGGCTATGGATGAAAGACTAAGTGAGACTCGGAGAAG GTTTCCCTTTTATTTCGAGCTGAAAATCGCATTTGTCATTTGGCTGCTCTCCCCTTACACCAAGGGCTCCAGTGTCCTCTACAGGAAGTTTGTGCACCCAACGCTCTCCAATAAGGAGAAG GAAATCGATGAATACATTACTCAGGCTCGTGACAAGAGCTATGAAACCATGATGCGAGTTGGCAAGAGAGGGTTAAACCTTGCTGCCAATGCAGCAGTTACTGCAGCTGCAAAG GGCCAGGGAGTTTTGTCTGAGAAGCTGCGAAGTTTCAGCATGCAGGATCTCACTCTGATCCGGGATGAAGATACTGTGCACTTGCAAAGCCGGGAGCCACAGCTGCTCCCCTCTGGTGGGAGTCTTCTTGAAACCATTGAGGATTCAG CTTCCTGTTACTCctcaggagaggagagcagtATGGCACAGAGGTCTAATGGAACCCCACTGGAGACTAGAACAGACCCATCAGATGAAGATGCAGGAGACAAACTTCCTAAACGTACCCAGAGTCTCAAAACTCCTAAGAAGATGATGAAAGCTGAG cATATCAGGCTGTATGTGGAAACAAGAGGAACAACATTTGATTCTAAGCTTTCCTAG